In Lycium ferocissimum isolate CSIRO_LF1 chromosome 7, AGI_CSIRO_Lferr_CH_V1, whole genome shotgun sequence, the sequence TTATGTCTAAATGGAAAACGGATGTGAATGAAAGCATCATCGAAGCTTCTTGGATTTGATAAGTTGGATGACTTTTGGTTTACTTGGTGAAGTAAAACATACATGCATGTACCCGATGCTTTATCAATTTTATAAATACATACATtatgatgtattttttttttattttatatataaacgcTTATCAATTAGTTGTAGTTAATAAATACCCCTCCGCTctataataagtgtcatcttaacaaaaaaacacgcatattaagaaatcaataatacaATGTGaaatttactaaattacccttatctaataaaaataatttttttcctcttgattagagcatgcacaagtaaTAATCattttgacattgggaatccaacaaACCAAGTTACCATGTGACTTTTCCAATCattatttagatgttactttaacttgtcagTTTTTGTCTAAGGACAGAGTTGGAAAAAACTAGtcaagttatgtcttgatttcctaaggtgacacttattatgggaccattttttttttagctagggtgacacttattatgagacagagagagtacacgttatcattttttttttccgtgtaTAATCACTTTGGTGTAAGTAAAATTTTCTTTCCGTAGAACTTGTCATTAGATCATCATTAAGGCACTTTGATAGTTTGCACGACCAGTTATCTATCCTATTGTATATCGCCTATATGATAGATCACGTTACTCTACATGTTTCAAATTAGCGTTCGCGGAATAGTAATAACTGGAAAGTAAGGAGACAATAATATCTACGTGGAAATCACCCGACTCACAAAGGGTGAAAAAATCACAACCTACATCTCTGCGGGATTCccaaactccaaaaaaaaaaaatcaatttgatgcatcttttttatttataacagccaattattatttaaatatcaaatgttgttatagatgtATAATAGTCATTCTCTATAACAGTTAAAATATTTCGGACCCAACGATAATATTGTAGAGAGATTTAACTGTATTATCACCTTTAGTATAACTGATTTTCCAACCTCCCGTTACATGAATcaaaatagagagagagagaacgatagaaaataaaaatcataatataaTGGGTTAATCATTGTTGCTGCCATTTTCAACTTTTCAGTAGGTCTCTAGTTGGATTATTCCAAGTGCATGTATGTGGAGATGGGCAAGGAGAAAGAGAGTGGTAAAAAAGCGAAATGGGTTTgaaccaaaaaagaagaagagagaggcCAAAAGTAAAAATGGGTAAACTCTGTGTCCCACAACGGACACTTGTCAATTGCAGAAAGGGTCACACAACTGACACTATCTGTGCCTCACTAGTCACTCATAGTAAAAAATTTCATCACTTTCTATTCaaacacttttctttttaatttgtcacGTTTTTCACAAAAAGAGGATTATATGAGTTATGGGAATGAAGAAATTTTTGGTAAAAAGTATTATCTTTTCCCATCTCCTTTGTATTATATGCGAATTCAGATTAATCAAGTCAATTAAGTTCTAAaaattggataattttttttaaaccgcATACGGGATGGTTTAAAAATAAAGTGTTTTTAATGCGGGTGTAATTACTTATATTCACCGATAATGCAATGAAAATTATGCTCTATCGAAGGTTACTTGACTTACTTTTCATAGTACGATAAAGATTCTTATCGGAGTGAAACAACTAACTGTTGTCTACCTTTGATTCTGGCTTCCGAGTAAAGATCCTATTGAAGTCTTTTCTTAAAACGTTATACTATCAGGGATTGTTTGGTAGGATGTATTAGGTAGAATAATGTTGGTATAAAATTTTAGTATTATGTTTGGTTGCAAATTTAAGTCTAGTACAAGTAATACCGGTATTAATTACTTATACACCCTATTCAGTAATATCCTTATGCATATCAGTaccattcatttatttatacaCCCTATGCATAGTAAAATTATAACATGTTAAGGTCCAAGGTTTCACTtattaattttgatgataacaaaccaatataattattaataaaagaatATTTACTTGTGGTAAATTTAGTATAGGTTTATTTGATGAAGAAGGATTTATGAAGATCTAatcaaatatggaaaagaagatATTACGAGATGGAATTATGGAAGAAGATTGGAAGAAAAATACTTACTCAAATCAAGGTgcaagaattatggaaagaataTTTACTACAATCCTATGGAAggaaaatattctagaaaagaaaagataacgAGATCAATTTGTTACTTAAGGAAGGTCCACAAATCTATGGAGTATCAAGATATGCCAAAAGTCGTAAGTGCATAAAAGTGTTCATGTTCGGAGTGATTAAAGTCCAAATGCTAGAAGACGAATGTGATTACATTCAAATTGATATAAATCAAGATCCAAGGTAAAATGAAGAGGATCTTGAAATTCTCTTGGGTTTCCTAAATAAAAGCTCGTATTTGTAAAAATCAGAAGAAGAGTGCAGAGAAACTAATGGGAAGAATATTACTTATTTTGGGAAGAAGATATTCAAATTTGGCAAGCTTGGAAAGAGGGTGGATGGATTTTACTACAATATTAAGGAAAGACTATTCAAATTATTTGGTAAATTGCTACAAGTTTCTTTATGGAAATAAATTATACTTCCAAGATCTATGCATGGAAGGAAAGCACTTATGGAATAAATTACTGCGAAGATTGACACAAGAtttagaaatggaaagaaatATTATTGCATCAGCATGGATGGTAAATATTCATTTCGTGATATAAAAGATCTTCATATATTGACTAAGGTTGAAATTAAGGGAAGCTGTGATGATTGAGTTATATTTTTGGAAGGAAGACTTTTGcttgaattaatattttaaatagaATAGAAGTTTCAAGCAAAGAGGCCATCAAGGAAGTAAATATAAAGGATATGTTTTGGACATCACGTGGAGAAGAATTGAAATTGAGAGGACTTACTATATTGATGGAACATTAATATTTTACTACAAAAGGAAAAGTTTTTGGAatgatgattcctttccttACCAATAGTCGGAAGCATGAATCAAATACATCAAGAGTTAAAAatgtttcaagaaaaggaaattcttttccaaaattagaagaaaagaCTATTCAAGACTAAGTATAAAAGACAAGACAAGTGCAACAATTTAATTTCATGATACTTTTGTCTCAACCTTCTCAAGTTTGCTACTTTTCACAAGCATTATTCAGTgtgtaaacaaaaaagagaggagagatatAGTATATTGGTGAGGCTTTGTATTGAGAGGTTGTGTCATTGCTATAAAACCAAAGAGTCGAGATGAGTGAAAAACCAACTTTGTTCGTTGTTGGAGCGAGTGAAAACCAACCTTGAACGTTGGTGGTGAACGAGTATCAAACTACAAAGAGCTTAAAGAGATAATTCATCTGATACCACATGGTTCCGATAAAAATGTGGTCATTTATTTTATGCTCTCATATTATAATTACTCACCTTGTAGATTTATACTTGTGCAAATCGAAGGACTAATACATGTTCGGCAGTGATGACTAGATTTTTTTGTcattcacccccccccccctcttgtACTTTCAATTTTTCATAAGTCTAAGAAATAAATCAAAAACTTGCTTTCacctttgtgtatatatattgttccAAAACACCAATCATTTGTGACTTAGACAACTTACCCTAATACATGCATTTGTGGATATTGAACTTGCAAATAGAGACAACTTTATTATCAGGTATATGTGGTTAAACTATTTTCATGCTTTCCCTACTCCAATAAATCTGTAGTTAAAATGTTTCCTCAAATCAACTCCATGGAAAGCAAAACCTTGATTTCATGATAATTTTCTTTGCTATTTTCCTACTTATTCATGTGAATAATTCAGAAACTATTGCTATAAAAGAAGATGACATGACAATTTTGTTGGAGTTGAAGGAGTATTGGGGAAATAATTCATCTGATATCTTCCAAATGTGGAATCTTAATTACTCACCTTGTAGTAATTGGCCAGGAATTACATGTTCCAGTGATGGTTTTGTCACAGGCATAAGTCTAAGAAATCAAAAACTTGGTGGAAATATTGTTCCACCAATCATTTGTGAACTCAAAAATCTTGTAGATATTGAACTTGCAGATAGTAATTTATCAGGTGAATTTCAACAGTTTTGTACAAGTGTTCAAGACTGGAAATTCTTGATCTTTCTGGTAACCAATTCTATGGACCATTGCCTACGGATATTCATCGAATGTCTAGGCTAACTTTTTTGGATCTCATCGCGAATCGTTTCGATGGTACCATTCCAAAATCTATTGCTTGGCTTACAAAGTTGAAACATTTGTCTCTTAGTAAGAACATGTTTGAAGGCACAATTCCTCCAGAAATCGGAAATCTATCGAATCTTGAAAAGTTGGGCATGGCATACATGAAGAAATTCGAGTTTGCTAGTATTCCATATGAGTTGGGAAAGTTGAAGAATTTGAAAGTGCTACTGATTATACAGTCAAATTTGATTGGTAACATCCCTGAATCTTTTTCAAGCCTTTCGAGTCTCAAAACATTGGATTTGTCAAGCAACTATCTGAATGGATCAATTCCAGGCTGGTTATTTCATTTGAAAAGTTTGACAAAAGTAGATCTTTCGTGGAATCGTTTATCTGGAAATATTCCATCACAACTTGATGAAGATATTGACTATGATTTGTATGGTAATTTTAATCTCTGTACTTCAAATACAAGCTATGCTAGTAAATATCTACCCTCATGCAGCTGTAATCACAAACAAACCAGAACAATAATCTTAGCCCTAGTCGGGACGATTTTGGTAGTTGTTATTTTTATACTCTTATGCTGGAGGAAGAGGCAGGTAATTGGAGATAGGAAGTTCATCCCTTTACGAAGAACGGAGCTCACGGAATCAGAAATTCCACTGAATTTGACTGACGAGAACTTTATTGGGAGAGGAAGATGTGGAGACGTGTATCGAATTGCTGTCCATCAAAATGGAAGTCATGTTGCTGTTAAACGAATACGCAAAGAAAGGGAATTAGACAGCAGATTAGAGAAACAATTTCTGGCAGAACTTCAAATACTGAGTGAGATTCAACATCCAAATATTGTGAAACTAATTTGCTGCATTTCAAACATGGACTCGAATTTCCTGGTGTACGAGTACATGGAAAATCAAAGCTTAGACAAATGGTtgcatgaaaagaaaagaaacaaatcaCAAAATGTTGTATTGAAATGGGATACcaggctgtcacgacccaaatcatggatcatgagggcacccacactaaccctccctggtgggcgaacccttcgtataactaccttaatttgatacaacatgcggaataaatacttttattataagaaattcccaaaatcttgtctagactcatacaagagcttctaagaagtttacaatttgaatagataacggactaaaccggatacgacttcgtttaaggatagagaacaacgaaatctaaggagagactcgggttgcaatatctcaaatagctcacccaaacgcctttgacgaatgcctcgaaacggtcgtgagactcgaACATCGTcgaaataactctacactcccggtatgagtgtagcaagagtagtatgagcacaacactaggctcgtaggtatcataggccgacaatggttagttcacgcatataaacaagaagcaactaacaagtaagcggataagtaatcaaacacggtcacacatctagcacatgagaaagtcttgcattaacgatagtcgcggggatctcaatatctcgcattataagcctagggagaattctataaacctcgattccatccacctttaaaataaatactcacaaacaacaactcgttaattcacaaatcaagNNNNNNNNNNNNNNNNNNNNNNNNNNNNNNNNNNNNNNNNNNNNNNNNNNNNNNNNNNNNNNNNNNNNNNNNNNNNNNNNNNNNNNNNNNNNNNNNNNNNTATGGGATTTTCACCGATCAAAAGGTCTGTTTCGGggaatttttgaataaaaaaaaaaactctttgcAAAGCGAGTTTTTGGGGGTTTAAACCTCAATTTCTAAAGGGGTTTGCGCTAAAAACAACTTTGTAATCAGGTGTTCCCAAAAATCCCCCTTTCAAATGACTTGGAAACGATTATTTATAGGGCGATTTAGGGTTTGAGTTGAGAGGAGCGGGACAAGGGAAGTGGATGTGGCGAAGCGTGGGGAACAGGATGGGGGAAGTGGGGGAGCGTGAGAGGAGAGAGAAGGGGAGCGGGGCGTGGCGGCGGTGGTGGGGGATGACGATGATGAAGGAGAGAGAAGGGAGGGGGAGGTGACGGCTGGagggagaaaaataaaaggaaaccctaaaagggttttctttattttgaacGATCCGGTCGAGGTCCAAATGGTTTAATGGATCGGGTTGGCTAAAATATGGGCCGGTGGTTTGAAGATGTGGCCGGGCggatgaaaataatgggtttactTGATTTGGGGTAAATTGAAATGTGGAGGTCTCGAAAATTGGATCGGGGTGAATTAAAATGGTTGGGATGATGAATTAAAATGTGTGGCCgaatgaaagaaataatttagGCTTCTAATTTTAAATAAGAGacccattttaattaattatatgctaacgTGTTAAAATATTACTTGATAAAAGTATGCATTTATTAGTACtcgataaaataaaataaaatgacgtTGTAATAGCCGTGcgataatatatttaaaattcgATAGTAAGTGAATACTATTATAAAATTATGCGAAGATAAATGTGATGCGTGCGCATAAATAAAAGGTAAAATGTTGCGATGATAAAAATGtgaataatgataataataataataataatgcaaataataataataataataataatagtaataacggTAATAAGAGAAAATGACAGGATAATGAAATGCCGTATTAATaaaagctaataattatagtaaaaaatataaataattttgttttaaaattgcCAAATATTAGACGCGTAAAATGGGTATTTTGGAGAAAGGTGGGACAAAATCGGTGTCaacatataagtatatataagttatacatatatatgtatacgaaaaatACTATTCGACGTCGATCTTTACAGTCGTTAGTcgataaatatttaaactttaattataaagttgtataacatatgtaaatatacctacaatatacaaataaatactataatatatatatataatacaaaaaataaaaaaaaacatattttaaacactcccaaaccggaccggttccggtttgGAAAATCGTAAAAACCGGAACCAGTTAAACCGAACCGGTTAAGCGGTTCGTTTTTTAACCGAACCCGCCGGTTCAATCGAGTTCCATAACCGGTTCCGTTGGAACCGGTTAACAGGCTTATGCAGCTGTAATCACAAACAAACCAGAACAATAATCTTAGCCCTAGTCGGGACGATTTTGGTAGTTGTTATTTTTTTACTCTTATGCTGGAGGAAGAGGCAGGTAATTGGAGATAGGAAGTTCATCCCTTTACGAAGAACAGAGCTCACGGAATCAGAAATTCTACTGAATTTGACTGACGAGAACTTTATTGGGAGAGGAAGATGTGGAGACGTGTATCGAATTGCTGTCCATCAAAATGGAAGTCATGTTGCTGTTAAACGAATACGCAAAGAAAGGGAATTAGACAGCAGATTAGAGAAACAATTTCTGGCAGAACTTCAAATACTGAGTGAGATTCAACATCCAAATATTGTGAAACTAATTTGCTGCATTTCAAACATGGACTCGAATTTCCTGGTGTAAGAGTACATGGAAAATCAAAGCTTAGACAAATGGTtgcatgaaaagaaaagaaacaaatcaCAAAATGTTGTATTGAAATGGGATACCAGGCTGCATATTGCAGTTGGAGCTGCCCGCGGTCTTTGCTATATGCACCATAATTGCTCCCCTCCCATTATTCATCGAGACATTAAATCTAGTAATATCCTACTGGACAACGAATGGAATGCAAAAGTCGCAGATTTTGGACTAGCAAAAGTATTAGCCAAGCAGGAAGATAGCGAGACTGCTTCTGCTGTTGCTGGCACTTTTGGCTACATCGCTCCAGGTACATATATGATACATCAGACTTAAATTACAACATCCGGTCCATACTACCTGTCTTTTAAAGTTTTTGCACGCTCCTTAAcggtggcggagccaggattttcgccagggggttcaaaatataaaaaaataaacatacgaagaagcctaagggggttcaacatctattatatatacataaaaaataattttaaccttgtaaaaatagtgtttttttttcgGCAAGGAGCGATGAACCTCTCGGATGAACTCCGCCGAACCTCCTTATCCGAACCTCCTCGGctctatgtggctccgccactgctccTTAAAGAATAACAGAATACTTGTCTAAACTAGAGAGAATGacaaaatggtcccttatgtttgggAGTAGGTTCAAAATGGTCCTTAAAGTATGCTTTGAACAATTTTGAttctttaagtttgccaaaaatTAACGCTTGTGGTCTCCAACTCCATCAATTATATTTGATGAAAACTGTGGAGAAAATAGATTTGGTCAAAAACATTAGGAATGTTCCATCAAATCCTAGAAATTGCAACACAAAAAATTGCACTAGAcaccaaaaatataaaaaattgcACATAGATAACTGCACCAGACTCtaaaaagagacaaaaaaatattagataCTGCAAAAAATATACCTCCAATTTTGAGTTCCCGCTAAATCCTTCTTTTTTTCGAAGTTCCCGTCAAATCTAATAGACAAAGTGTGTTAAATATTTGACGGAGTCCAAAAGCGTCAAatttttacaaacttaaaaggaccaaaactgtcataagggaccatttttgtcatttactCTCTAAACTACAATCACTTAACTAAGACTCCACTAATTGGGACCTTAAGAAAAAAGAGTAATAAATGACTTCTCACTTCTCTAAAAACATCAAATGTTTTTACACAACTTCAATTTGCATAAACAAACTAATATTTTGGACCTGAGGGAAAAGTGACTAGTGAGTTTTTCCTTATTTCTGATGTTTTTAAGTTGCCTTGAATCTTGTTAGAGTATGCTTATGCAACAAAAGTAAGTACAAAGAGCGACGTTTATAGCTTTGGTGTGATATTATTGGAGCTAGCTACTGGAAAATAACCTGTTAACAAAGATGACTACATGAACCTTGCACAGTGGGCAAGAAAACACTGTGTAGATGGAAATATTATTGAAGATGCTCTTGATGAAGAAATCAAAGGACCAAATAACTTGAAAGCAACGACTACTCTTTTCAAATTACGGATGATGTGTACTAGCAAGTTAGCTTCCATTAGACCTTCCATGAGGGAAGTATTGGAAGCTCTTTTATTCTTGGCTACTAGCTATTAGTTATTTTGTCCTTTGGCATTATGCTTAGTAAGTTGATgaattattatacttgtttgaCATTATTTTGCTGCTCTGAATGCTATGTTACGCTCTCCCTGTTATTTGCTATGCTTTATTTACTTTtgtatttcctttttcaaattACTTTGTATGCGATACTTGAACCGAAGGTcttttggaaacaacctctctatctccACGAGGTAAGGGCAAGACTGCGTACACCCTactattggttgttgttgtttggcaTTATTTTGCTATTGGGGTAAGACATGTGACTGCTGCACCGCGCAAGTCGGGTCAGACAGGTGGCCAATGCACCGAAGACGGGGTACATGTATTTAAGTAATGTGTTAATAGAACTGCTACTAACTAATATTCCCTATGTCTCAATATTTGTATATTGTTTCACTTTTTAAGTAAGTTTCGTAAAAGCagctttttatatttagtagctataaaAACTAAGCAGTCGGTTACACTAAGCTCCCGTTATGTGTGTGCGGATCGTTGAAGGGTCAGGCCTCAACGTATTTCTTGTATGCAATCTTGTCTTGCATTTCTGCGAGGGGTTGTTCCATGACTTAAACCAGTAATTTCTTTTGTTACACAGTGACAATTCTTACTGTTGAGCCAGGACACTCCTTCACTAGCCTCAAAATGGGCTGGGGCAGGTTCCAATGTTTACACTGATTCAATTAAATATGATATGCATCTTTATGCACTATGCACAACGAAGGTAAGTAAATATTTTCATGATCATGCCACTTCCTATATATCATTTTGCTTTGATTTGGCCATCCCAAGTTATTAAAGAGTAACTGAATACTGTTTGAACTTTGAATGGAGTAGGAAATGCTAACTTTTGCTAGTAGGAACTTTTGTTTTTGCTAGTAGGAACTGCTAATTAAATGAAGGACAATGTTGAAAATTTTCACACCATCATATGGTTTGATTGGTTATAACTTACTGGCTGTTTTATcttttatatcaacaacttAGACTTAATACAATAAGTGAAACATTATTGCAGGCCAAATTGATAGATGGTGgattaagaaaaatataatacatGAGAAGTTCGTAGAACCAGTAAGAAATTGGCAAATAGCCTTTTTTTGGACTGCCAATTGAGTTTAGCCagcatttcaaaaatattcagaAGATGTGTTAGCTCGATCTCCATCGCAGTATCGTTGAATACTAGAAGATGAACACAGAGCAATTTGGATATATGAATTGTGTAAACATAGGTAACTGGAAGTGTCTATAATCCTATCAGAGACACAAGGATACGTTAAGGTAATTTCTTTCATCCGTCTAAACCTTGATACGTGAGTTAAAAGGTACCTGTATTGATGAAGGTAACGGTTACCGGTGAAATAGTCAAGGTCCGAGTGAACTGATTCCGACATTACCGAGAAAGTTATAGGATGTTGATCTTGGTTTATACAATGACACATGTAGTTTCTTGTCATTTGCCAATATCTTGATAGACGAGTTATCTAATACATGTGTTGATGGAAGATAATGAGTAATGATGAAGTAGTTGAGCTGTAAGCAAACTGATCAAACGTCACTGGTTTATACAATGACACCAGGCAGTTTTGAAGCACATAAGCTGATTGCATTTCATATCAACATGGTAAATACCTATCCACACCGGGTGTTTGTGTTTACAGCAAACCAGTTCCGCTGCATATTATAGGGCTGGTTAATAAGTAAATTCACAAATATGATTGACCAGATAGCTGAAGAATGCCAGTTACTCTCAGCATCAAGTTGGATCATAAAAAATGCACTTTAATGTTGCTAgaagagattttttttgggtacaATTACAAGAATGAAATTTCATGTAAAAGAACCAAAATCTTCCCATTTCAACTTGACACAAAATATTAAATCAACTCCTGTAATAATCTATACATTTACTTGTAAGGCTGCATGCACATCAAGAATTCAAACAATCATCCACCACAAGAGTACATTCAATCTTTACAGCACTCTTTATTCGGCGATTATAACTGCAAAACACCAAACGAAACAGTCAGGAACTTTCAAAGTCGACCAGTCAAGTACGTGTCAGTTGAAACGTCAAGATTTCAGCTGCCTCATGAATATCAAATCCATTggggaaaaaaatcaaataactaTGAATTTTGTGTCATTTACATAACTTTGTTGATACTCAGTGCATGTCAATGTAAAGAAGATGAGTTCTATATCCAGTTGGCATCTTGAAAAGCAGTGAGAAAGACGATGGAGGAATGCTGTACGACTCTTTTTCGGGGCGGTGAAAGTGGGGGATGTGAATTGGACGTTTTCATGTAATATTGTTTAACCTTCAACTTGTAAACATGTTTGTTTTGCACAACTTCATATTATGCTAGGCTTTACGTGGaacattctttccttcaaacAATTGCAAAAATCTGTGAGCAACATTAAATTGAACTGATAACTAATGCAAGTGTAGGTGTTGAGCTAAAAACTAGTTAATAGAGCAGATTACAGCATCCACTTACGGGGACTGGGCTAAGAAGGATGTCTCTGGTAAACCAACAAACGGAAACCAAGACAAAGAAACAATTGAGGCAAAACTAGAAGTTCTTCACAGAAGCACTGTAAGTATAGCATGTTCCACTTATAATTGGCCAAATGAAAATACAGAACTAATTAAATCTAGCATGTTTCATCATAATTGGCCAATGGAAAAAGCATCTAAGTCCTTTTTTCTGCAAGTAAAATCAATAATAGCACCTAAATCAGCACATATGTCAAACAGCCTGACAATGAGTTCCTAGTCTCAAATACTTAGCTTAaataacaagaaagaaagaacaagaaaatgacC encodes:
- the LOC132062877 gene encoding LRR receptor-like serine/threonine-protein kinase FEI 1; translated protein: MENQSLDKWLHEKKRNKSQNVVLKWDTRLHIAVGAARGLCYMHHNCSPPIIHRDIKSSNILLDNEWNAKVADFGLAKVLAKQEDSETASAVAGTFGYIAPEYAYATKVSTKSDVYSFGVILLELATGK
- the LOC132062243 gene encoding LRR receptor-like serine/threonine-protein kinase RGI5; translation: MTILLELKEYWGNNSSDIFQMWNLNYSPCSNWPGITCSSDGFVTVLYKCSRLEILDLSGNQFYGPLPTDIHRMSRLTFLDLIANRFDGTIPKSIAWLTKLKHLSLSKNMFEGTIPPEIGNLSNLEKLGMAYMKKFEFASIPYELGKLKNLKVLLIIQSNLIGNIPESFSSLSSLKTLDLSSNYLNGSIPGWLFHLKSLTKVDLSWNRLSGNIPSQLDEDIDYDLYGNFNLCTSNTSYASKYLPSCSCNHKQTRTIILALVGTILVVVIFILLCWRKRQVIGDRKFIPLRRTELTESEIPLNLTDENFIGRGRCGDVYRIAVHQNGSHVAVKRIRKERELDSRLEKQFLAELQILSEIQHPNIVKLICCISNMDSNFLVYEYMENQSLDKWKRQVIGDRKFIPLRRTELTESEILLNLTDENFIGRGRCGDVYRIAVHQNGSHVAVKRIRKERELDSRLEKQFLAELQILSEIQHPNIVKLICCISNMDSNFLV